The following coding sequences lie in one Microvirga sp. 17 mud 1-3 genomic window:
- the rplN gene encoding 50S ribosomal protein L14 has translation MIQMQTNLDVADNSGARRVMCIKVLGGSKRKYASVGDIIVVSVKEAIPRGRVKKGDVMKAVVVRTAKDIRRADGSVIRFDRNAAVLINNQKEPVGTRIFGPVPRELRAKNHMKIISLAPEVL, from the coding sequence ATGATCCAGATGCAGACGAATCTTGACGTCGCCGACAATTCGGGCGCGCGTCGCGTGATGTGCATCAAGGTTCTCGGTGGTTCTAAGCGTAAGTATGCTTCCGTTGGCGACATCATCGTCGTCTCGGTCAAAGAAGCCATTCCGCGTGGGCGCGTGAAGAAGGGCGACGTCATGAAGGCGGTCGTCGTTCGCACGGCTAAGGACATCCGTCGCGCCGACGGGTCCGTGATTCGGTTCGACCGGAACGCCGCGGTTCTGATCAACAATCAGAAAGAGCCTGTGGGCACTCGTATCTTCGGCCCGGTTCCGCGTGAACTGCGTGCGAAGAACCACATGAAAATCATTTCGCTGGCGCCGGAGGTGCTCTAA
- the rpmC gene encoding 50S ribosomal protein L29, translating into MKSKQRASDLKAMSTDQLSDELLNLKKEQFNLRFQRATGQLENTGRVREVRRDIARVKTLQRQKPAPAKA; encoded by the coding sequence ATGAAGTCGAAGCAGAGAGCCTCCGACCTCAAGGCCATGTCGACGGATCAGCTGTCGGACGAACTGCTCAACCTCAAGAAGGAGCAGTTCAACCTTCGGTTCCAGCGCGCGACGGGGCAGCTCGAGAACACCGGACGCGTTCGTGAGGTCCGCAGGGACATCGCCCGCGTCAAGACGCTGCAGCGCCAGAAGCCGGCGCCGGCGAAGGCTTAA
- the rplX gene encoding 50S ribosomal protein L24 codes for MAAKIKKGDKVVVLTGRDKGKTGEVVQVMPKEERALVRGVNLVKRHQRQTASQEGGIITKEAPLHLSNLAYADPKDGKPTRVGFKILEDGRKVRIAKRSGELIDG; via the coding sequence ATGGCCGCGAAGATCAAGAAGGGCGATAAGGTCGTCGTCCTGACCGGTCGCGACAAGGGCAAGACCGGCGAAGTCGTTCAGGTCATGCCGAAGGAGGAGCGTGCGCTCGTCCGTGGCGTGAACCTGGTGAAGCGTCACCAGCGCCAGACCGCCTCTCAGGAAGGTGGCATCATCACCAAAGAGGCGCCTCTGCATCTGTCGAACCTGGCTTACGCAGACCCGAAGGACGGCAAGCCGACCCGGGTTGGGTTCAAGATTCTCGAGGACGGCCGCAAGGTCCGTATCGCCAAGCGTTCGGGAGAGCTGATCGATGGCTAA
- the rpsQ gene encoding 30S ribosomal protein S17, which translates to MPKRVLQGVVVSDKQDKTVVVKVERRFTHPVMKKTVRKTKNYHAHDENNAAKVGDTVFIEESKPLSKLKTWVLVDQPKA; encoded by the coding sequence ATGCCGAAGCGCGTTTTGCAGGGCGTCGTTGTCAGCGATAAGCAGGACAAGACGGTCGTCGTGAAGGTGGAACGCCGTTTCACGCACCCGGTCATGAAGAAGACCGTGCGTAAGACGAAGAACTACCATGCTCATGACGAGAATAATGCGGCCAAGGTGGGCGATACGGTCTTCATCGAGGAGTCCAAGCCGCTCTCCAAACTCAAGACCTGGGTGCTCGTGGACCAGCCGAAGGCCTAA